Proteins encoded by one window of Anoplopoma fimbria isolate UVic2021 breed Golden Eagle Sablefish chromosome 23, Afim_UVic_2022, whole genome shotgun sequence:
- the bcat1 gene encoding branched-chain-amino-acid aminotransferase, cytosolic: MADGGIPSFKAADLVIELSSTPKPKRDDPAFGNVFTDHMLTIEWSASEGWQAPLIKPFGNLSLHPACSSLHYAIQLFEGLKVYRGDDNQLRLFRPMLNMSRMSNTAERACLPAFDQSEFLECIRRLVELDQDWVPHSDSGSLYIRPTFLGTEQSLGVKKAANALLYVILCPVGSYYNSEAGCLSLWADPKYTRAWKGGTGNFKMGGNYGCSLFAQYEAADHGCQQVLWLYGEDHQITEAGTMNIFLYWINEDGEEELATPPLDGIILPGVTRQSIMELTRKWGEFKVTERYLTMSQLCSALKQLRVKEVFGSGTACMICPVGHILYQGENLHIPCQDKNSQLASRIAKELMDIQRGRTPSDWTLMV; encoded by the exons ATGGCTGACGGCGGCATTCCAAGCTTTAAG GCAGCTGACCTGGTTATCGAGCTGTCCTCCACTCCAAAGCCCAAACGGGACGACCCTGCCTTTGGGAACGTCTTCACTGACCACATGCTGACCATAGAGTGGAGTGCGAGTGAGGGCTGGCAGGCTCCGCTCATCAAGCCCTTTGGGAACCTGTCACTCCACCCGGCCTGTTCGTCACTACATTACGCCATACAG CTGTTTGAAGGGTTGAAGGTGTACCGTGGGGATGACAACCAACTGCGTCTCTTCAGACCAATGCTAAACATGAGCCGCATGTCCAACACTGCCGAGAGAGCTTGCCTACCC gcCTTTGATCAGTCAGAGTTTCTGGAATGTATCAGGCGACTCGTAGAGCTCGACCAGGACTGGGTTCCTCACTCAGACTCAGGCAGTCTGTACATCAGGCCGACATTTCTTGGGACTGAG CAATCTCTGGGTGTAAAGAAGGCTGCCAATGCCTTGCTGTATGTGATCTTGTGTCCAGTGGGCTCATACTATAACAGTGAGGCAGGATGTCTGTCCTTGTGGGCCGACCCAAAGTACACAAGGGCCTGGAAAGGAGGGACCGGAAACTTCAAGATGGGAGG AAACTACGGGTGTTCTTTGTTCGCCCAGTATGAAGCAGCGGATCACGGGTGCCAGCAGGTGCTGTGGCTGTACGGGGAGGACCACCAGATCACCGAGGCAGGCACCATGAACATCTTCCTGTACTGGATCAATGAGGATGGAG AGGAGGAACTTGCAACTCCACCTCTGGATGGCATCATACTCCCAGGTGTAACCCGACAGAGCATCATGGAACTGACCAGGAAATGG GGGGAGTTTAAGGTGACAGAGCGCTACCTGACCATGAGCCAGCTGTGCTCCGCTCTGAAGCAGCTGCGGGTCAAAGAGGTATTTGGCTCGGGTACTGCCTGCATGATCTGTCCCGTTGGACACATTCTTTACCAGGGAGAG AACTTGCACATCCCCTGTCAGGATAAAAACTCACAGTTGGCTTCACGGATAGCAAAGGAACTCATGGACATACAG CGCGGACGCACGCCCAGTGACTGGACTCTCATGGTGTAG